The proteins below come from a single uncultured Dethiosulfovibrio sp. genomic window:
- a CDS encoding TIGR00282 family metallophosphoesterase yields the protein MKVLFIGDMVGKPGRSITVQALPYLKEHHGPFDFVIANGENAAAGRGLTVKVAEELFSAGIDCLTSGNHIWDKKEIYPILDQEPRILRPANYPPGCPGQGVSVIKKGSLALGVVSLQGRVFMPDIDCPFRCVDGILAQLGEVPVFIDFHAEATSEKRVLGAYLDGRVSAFVGTHTHVQTADEEVLPGGTAYISDVGMTGSFASAIGMKLESVLPKFLTGLPSKFEVAEEDVRLNGVVVHIDDESGIALDIKRVVVKEAELW from the coding sequence ATGAAGGTACTTTTTATAGGTGATATGGTAGGCAAGCCCGGTCGGTCCATAACCGTCCAGGCCTTGCCCTACCTTAAAGAGCACCACGGACCTTTCGATTTCGTGATTGCCAACGGCGAGAACGCCGCTGCTGGAAGGGGCCTTACGGTCAAGGTGGCTGAGGAGCTTTTTTCAGCGGGAATAGACTGTCTGACCTCGGGCAACCATATCTGGGATAAAAAGGAGATCTATCCTATCCTCGATCAGGAGCCCAGAATCCTCAGGCCCGCTAACTACCCTCCCGGCTGTCCCGGTCAAGGTGTGTCGGTCATAAAAAAAGGTTCCCTTGCCCTCGGAGTGGTAAGCCTTCAGGGCAGGGTTTTTATGCCCGATATAGACTGTCCCTTTCGCTGTGTAGACGGCATATTGGCTCAATTAGGGGAAGTTCCGGTCTTTATAGACTTCCACGCAGAGGCAACCTCGGAGAAGAGAGTTCTAGGGGCCTATCTGGACGGTAGGGTCTCCGCCTTTGTCGGAACCCATACTCACGTCCAGACTGCTGACGAGGAGGTCCTTCCAGGGGGAACCGCCTATATATCCGATGTAGGGATGACTGGCTCCTTCGCCAGTGCCATAGGGATGAAGTTAGAGAGCGTATTGCCTAAGTTTCTGACCGGCCTTCCCTCCAAGTTCGAGGTGGCCGAGGAGGACGTTCGGCTGAACGGTGTGGTCGTCCATATAGACGATGAATCTGGAATAGCCCTGGATATAAAGAGGGTTGTAGTAAAAGAAGCGGAACTCTGGTAA
- the rny gene encoding ribonuclease Y, giving the protein MESTVILGVVAGLAFGVAGGLLISRSLGGKHLLSAQKQADQIVKKAVKDGEQRKRETLSEVREEVFQMRQEAEKEAKDRRSELQRAERRLEQKEENLDKKLDRVSKREDDLKSRLDGAEKRLQEADKLKQEQVEKLEEIAQLTRDQAKDILMKEVEEKAQHSLGMLIKDLEEKARWEAARKAREIIVTAIQRCAVEHSSDVAVSVVNLPSDEMKGRIIGREGRNIRAFETETGVDLIVDDTPEAVTLSCFDPVRREIARISLERLVNDGRIHPARIEELIQKATEEVEESIMEAGEQCLLDLGIKHMHVDLIRLVGSLKYRYSYGQNGLQHSMEVAHISGIIAAELGADEDLAKRAGLLHDIGKAVDHKIEGPHALIGADLAKRYNEPAEIINAIGAHHEDMEIQSVYDVIVASADAISAARPGARRESLDAYVKRLEKLETLAKSFKDVSKAYAIQAGREVRVMVAPNVSDEGVINKLAFDVAKKIEEEMKYPGQIKVTAIKEFRAVEYAK; this is encoded by the coding sequence ATGGAATCTACAGTTATATTGGGAGTCGTAGCGGGGCTGGCTTTCGGCGTCGCTGGAGGGCTCCTGATCTCCAGATCTCTCGGGGGAAAGCATCTCCTTAGTGCCCAAAAACAGGCTGATCAGATTGTGAAAAAGGCTGTCAAGGACGGGGAGCAGCGAAAAAGGGAAACTCTCTCGGAGGTCAGAGAAGAAGTCTTTCAGATGAGGCAGGAAGCGGAGAAAGAGGCAAAGGACAGGAGGTCCGAGCTTCAGAGGGCCGAGAGGCGGCTGGAGCAGAAGGAGGAGAACCTGGATAAGAAGCTAGACCGGGTCTCCAAAAGGGAGGACGATCTTAAAAGCAGGCTCGATGGAGCGGAGAAGAGGCTCCAGGAGGCCGACAAGCTCAAACAGGAGCAGGTTGAGAAGCTGGAGGAGATCGCCCAGCTTACCAGGGATCAGGCCAAGGATATCCTCATGAAAGAGGTGGAGGAGAAGGCCCAGCACTCTCTCGGTATGCTTATAAAGGATCTGGAGGAGAAGGCCCGTTGGGAGGCTGCCAGAAAGGCCAGGGAGATCATCGTCACAGCTATACAGCGTTGCGCTGTAGAGCATTCCTCCGACGTGGCGGTAAGCGTGGTCAACCTGCCCTCCGACGAGATGAAAGGCCGGATTATAGGCAGGGAGGGCCGTAACATAAGGGCCTTCGAGACGGAAACAGGGGTAGACTTAATCGTCGACGATACCCCTGAGGCGGTCACACTGAGCTGTTTCGATCCGGTGAGACGGGAGATAGCCAGGATATCCCTGGAGAGGCTGGTAAACGACGGCAGAATACACCCTGCCCGAATCGAAGAGCTTATCCAGAAGGCCACCGAAGAGGTGGAGGAGTCGATTATGGAGGCAGGAGAACAGTGCCTCCTGGATCTTGGGATCAAACATATGCACGTAGACCTGATCCGGTTGGTGGGATCCCTCAAGTATCGCTATAGCTACGGCCAAAACGGCCTTCAACACAGTATGGAGGTAGCCCATATCTCCGGTATCATCGCAGCGGAGCTAGGGGCCGACGAGGATCTCGCCAAGAGAGCGGGCCTCCTTCACGATATCGGCAAGGCGGTGGACCACAAGATAGAGGGCCCTCACGCCCTCATAGGGGCGGACCTGGCCAAGAGGTACAACGAGCCAGCGGAGATAATAAACGCCATAGGGGCCCATCACGAGGACATGGAGATCCAGTCGGTCTACGACGTAATAGTCGCCTCCGCCGACGCCATCAGTGCCGCCAGGCCCGGTGCCAGACGGGAAAGCCTCGACGCCTACGTCAAGAGGCTTGAGAAGCTGGAGACCTTGGCAAAGTCCTTCAAGGACGTCTCCAAAGCCTACGCCATCCAGGCGGGCAGGGAGGTTCGGGTCATGGTAGCCCCTAACGTCTCCGACGAAGGAGTCATAAACAAGCTGGCCTTCGACGTCGCCAAGAAGATAGAGGAAGAGATGAAGTACCCGGGACAGATAAAGGTCACCGCCATAAAGGAGTTCCGGGCGGTGGAGTACGCCAAGTAG
- a CDS encoding Rrf2 family transcriptional regulator, protein MKLSTKTRYGLRAMIDLAKGYGTGKPISISEVARDQSLSESYLEQLFAKLRRSGLVSSVRGAQGGYLLSRHPSEIFADEIVDALEGPISISDCVDYGTCDRGGCCPARFLWEKVAEAIKSATSKASLQDIIEEYELRCGKKEEP, encoded by the coding sequence TTGAAGCTTTCCACTAAGACCAGATACGGCCTCAGGGCCATGATAGATTTGGCTAAAGGTTATGGTACCGGCAAGCCTATATCCATAAGCGAGGTCGCCAGGGATCAATCCCTGTCGGAGAGCTATCTGGAGCAGCTTTTCGCAAAGCTCAGGCGGTCCGGCCTTGTATCCAGCGTTCGAGGTGCCCAGGGAGGTTACCTCCTGAGCCGTCATCCCTCGGAGATCTTCGCCGACGAAATAGTGGACGCCCTTGAGGGGCCTATCAGTATATCCGACTGCGTCGATTACGGCACCTGCGACAGAGGGGGTTGCTGTCCCGCCAGATTCCTGTGGGAGAAGGTGGCGGAGGCCATAAAATCGGCCACCTCAAAGGCTTCTCTTCAGGACATAATAGAGGAATACGAGCTGCGATGCGGCAAAAAAGAGGAGCCTTAA
- the ilvD gene encoding dihydroxy-acid dehydratase, giving the protein MNSDSVKKGFERAPHRSLLKANGYTDWEIERPWIGVVNAYNSIIPGHIHLNRIAQAVKDGVYAGGGLPLEFPVIGVCDGIAMGHKGMKFSLPSRELIKDSIELMTQAHGLDGLVLVTNCDKIIPAMAMAAATLDIPAIVVSGGPMMAGVGKECATDLSTVFEAVGKKAVGAISDEELKELEDWACPTCGSCSGMFTANTMNCMMEALGIALPGNGTIPAVYSARDRLAKDAGRRIMDLVKEDVRPSSILTERAFENAVAVDMALGGSTNTALHLPAIAHSAGISLTLDDMDGISRRTPHLCSMSPGGRHHIEDLWRAGGIQAVMKELLDGGLLHGDVMTCTGRSLSENLASCSVSDRTVIRLLSDPVDPEGGIAVLKGSLAPDGSVVKQTAVMPEMMVHRGPARVFDSEEDASSAIMAGAIVDGDVIVIRYEGPKGGPGMREMLAPTSAIMGRGQGGSVALITDGRFSGATRGASIGHVSPEAASGGPIGLVRDGDIISIDIPARKLDLLVDEEELESRRKNWVPSCQDVEMSYMKRYRSFVTSGDKGAVFQDP; this is encoded by the coding sequence TTGAACAGCGACAGCGTGAAAAAAGGTTTTGAGAGGGCCCCACATAGGTCTCTTTTAAAGGCCAACGGCTACACCGATTGGGAGATAGAGAGGCCCTGGATCGGGGTGGTCAACGCCTATAACTCCATAATCCCAGGGCATATTCACCTCAACAGGATAGCCCAGGCGGTCAAAGACGGAGTTTACGCCGGAGGGGGACTTCCGTTGGAGTTCCCTGTCATAGGGGTCTGCGACGGTATAGCCATGGGACACAAAGGAATGAAGTTCTCCCTTCCAAGCAGGGAGCTCATAAAGGACTCTATCGAGCTCATGACCCAGGCCCACGGCCTGGATGGTCTGGTGTTGGTCACCAATTGCGACAAGATAATTCCCGCTATGGCCATGGCTGCGGCAACTCTGGACATACCGGCCATAGTGGTCAGCGGCGGTCCTATGATGGCCGGGGTGGGCAAGGAATGTGCCACCGACTTGAGCACTGTCTTCGAGGCGGTGGGTAAAAAGGCGGTAGGGGCAATCTCCGACGAGGAGCTTAAGGAGCTTGAGGACTGGGCCTGCCCTACCTGCGGCTCCTGCTCCGGCATGTTCACCGCAAACACCATGAACTGTATGATGGAGGCTCTTGGCATAGCCCTTCCAGGGAATGGGACTATTCCGGCGGTCTACTCCGCCAGGGACAGGCTCGCCAAGGACGCCGGGAGGAGGATCATGGACCTGGTCAAAGAGGACGTGAGACCGTCGTCCATCCTTACCGAGAGGGCCTTCGAGAACGCCGTGGCGGTTGATATGGCTTTAGGAGGCTCGACCAATACCGCCCTCCACCTTCCAGCCATAGCCCATTCCGCCGGTATAAGCCTGACTCTGGACGATATGGACGGGATCAGCAGGAGGACCCCTCACCTCTGCAGTATGAGCCCAGGAGGTCGGCACCATATAGAGGACCTTTGGAGGGCCGGAGGAATCCAGGCGGTGATGAAAGAGCTGCTGGATGGAGGGCTACTACACGGCGACGTGATGACCTGTACCGGCAGATCCCTTTCGGAGAACCTGGCGTCCTGTTCCGTCTCGGACAGAACGGTCATCAGGCTTCTGTCGGACCCTGTGGATCCAGAGGGTGGGATAGCGGTCCTGAAGGGATCCCTGGCACCCGACGGGTCGGTCGTAAAGCAGACGGCGGTGATGCCGGAGATGATGGTCCACCGTGGTCCAGCCAGGGTATTCGACTCGGAGGAGGACGCAAGCTCGGCCATTATGGCAGGGGCCATAGTGGACGGCGACGTTATAGTTATCCGCTACGAGGGGCCTAAGGGCGGTCCTGGAATGAGGGAGATGCTTGCCCCTACTTCCGCCATAATGGGAAGGGGGCAGGGTGGCTCGGTGGCCCTCATAACCGACGGCCGGTTCTCCGGTGCCACCAGAGGTGCCTCTATAGGCCACGTCTCTCCTGAAGCGGCCTCCGGCGGCCCTATCGGTCTGGTTAGGGACGGCGATATTATTTCCATAGATATACCGGCCAGAAAGCTGGATTTGCTGGTGGACGAGGAGGAACTGGAGAGCAGGAGAAAGAACTGGGTGCCCTCCTGTCAGGATGTGGAGATGTCCTACATGAAGAGATACCGCAGTTTCGTCACCTCCGGCGACAAAGGGGCGGTTTTTCAGGATCCTTAG
- a CDS encoding TRAP transporter large permease yields MGAVLGGAFFLLMALGMPIGLAVGIASLMVLMIDGLPLQMVPQMMFTGNNSFALVAVPFFILAGDILAKGGISERIVAFAEASLGRIKGGLSIVSIVASMFIAAISGSGAATTAAVGSALLPDLKEKGYDLDFSSALIAASGTIGVVIPPSVPMVLYAVIAGESVAKLFMGGFVPGVLMGLGLIALALAVARRRNYPSSPEVSKEERSRRFRASSWGLMTPVIILGGIFSGFFTPSEAAAIAVVYSLFVAFFVYRSMTWEKFYKLVVGAGVTSSLIMFIIATSQLFGWGLAFYEVPEAVAGALLGFAGGSKAMVYFTIVVVVLLAGMVMETSSALIILTPIFLPTIIQLGGNLIHFGVILAVGLAIGMATPPVAINIYVASAVSGLPVERISRPILPMVAILVAVLFIATYVPRLVLFLPGLIWG; encoded by the coding sequence ATGGGCGCGGTGCTGGGGGGAGCTTTTTTCCTGTTGATGGCACTCGGTATGCCAATAGGGCTGGCTGTGGGGATAGCCTCTCTGATGGTCCTGATGATTGACGGTCTGCCACTCCAGATGGTCCCTCAGATGATGTTCACAGGCAACAATTCTTTTGCCCTGGTGGCAGTCCCTTTCTTCATTCTGGCAGGGGATATCCTGGCTAAAGGGGGAATCTCCGAGAGAATAGTGGCCTTCGCCGAGGCCTCTTTGGGCAGGATAAAAGGCGGCCTTTCCATCGTTTCCATAGTGGCGTCTATGTTCATAGCCGCGATCTCCGGCTCCGGGGCGGCCACCACCGCCGCTGTAGGGTCGGCGTTGCTGCCGGACCTGAAGGAGAAGGGATATGACCTGGATTTTTCCTCCGCCCTCATAGCCGCCTCGGGAACCATCGGGGTGGTTATACCTCCTAGCGTCCCTATGGTCCTCTACGCCGTGATAGCCGGTGAGTCGGTGGCCAAGCTTTTTATGGGTGGTTTCGTGCCAGGGGTCCTTATGGGGCTGGGACTTATAGCTCTCGCTTTGGCGGTCGCCAGAAGGAGGAATTATCCGTCATCACCGGAGGTCTCAAAGGAGGAGAGGTCCCGCCGTTTTAGGGCTTCCTCCTGGGGGCTTATGACCCCTGTGATAATCCTGGGAGGTATTTTCTCCGGCTTCTTCACCCCCTCCGAGGCGGCGGCGATAGCGGTGGTCTACTCGTTGTTCGTGGCCTTTTTCGTCTACAGGTCTATGACATGGGAGAAGTTTTATAAATTGGTGGTAGGGGCGGGGGTGACGTCGTCGCTCATAATGTTCATCATAGCCACCTCCCAGCTCTTCGGTTGGGGGCTTGCCTTCTACGAGGTGCCTGAGGCGGTTGCAGGGGCGTTGCTGGGCTTCGCCGGAGGCAGCAAGGCCATGGTCTACTTCACCATAGTTGTGGTGGTCCTGTTGGCTGGCATGGTTATGGAGACGTCGTCGGCCCTTATAATTCTGACCCCCATATTTCTGCCGACCATAATCCAGCTCGGAGGAAATTTAATCCATTTCGGGGTTATATTGGCGGTAGGGCTTGCCATAGGGATGGCGACACCGCCGGTAGCTATAAATATATACGTCGCCAGCGCGGTGTCTGGACTTCCGGTGGAGCGGATAAGCCGTCCTATATTGCCTATGGTGGCTATTTTGGTGGCGGTGCTGTTTATCGCGACCTACGTTCCTCGGCTGGTGCTGTTTTTGCCGGGGCTGATCTGGGGATAG
- a CDS encoding TRAP transporter small permease encodes MALLRKLSFNVNRVCEVTLFSLMVFMVGLTMAQIICRVFFQALVWSEELVRFSLVASSLVGASVAFYRGSHISISFLTDRLPSALRLVVQVAVRLGSVAFFVVVAWYGWVLMGTEAFQTTPALGISMRWVYAMYPLFGSIIILHLIAGFADLMGGER; translated from the coding sequence ATGGCTTTGCTGCGTAAGCTCAGCTTTAACGTCAACCGTGTCTGTGAGGTTACCCTTTTTTCCCTCATGGTCTTTATGGTTGGGCTGACTATGGCCCAGATAATCTGTCGGGTGTTCTTTCAGGCCCTGGTGTGGTCCGAGGAGCTGGTCCGCTTTTCTTTGGTGGCATCTTCGCTGGTAGGGGCCTCGGTGGCTTTCTACAGAGGAAGCCATATTTCCATATCCTTTTTGACCGACAGGCTTCCCTCCGCCCTTCGGCTTGTGGTGCAGGTGGCGGTTAGACTGGGGTCGGTGGCGTTTTTCGTCGTGGTGGCCTGGTATGGCTGGGTCCTGATGGGTACCGAGGCATTCCAGACCACCCCTGCCTTAGGGATATCCATGAGGTGGGTTTACGCTATGTATCCGTTGTTTGGGTCGATAATAATACTCCACCTGATAGCGGGCTTTGCCGATCTGATGGGAGGTGAACGCTGA
- a CDS encoding TRAP transporter substrate-binding protein: protein MKRFFVLFLGVAMSIAMVSVGFAKARTIKLAHVVNEQDAFHVCALKFKEVVEQGSDGSLKVTIFPNAKLGDERTLLESLRMGVVDAAIITGGPIVNFMPRFGVFDLPFLFRDPDHAYAVLDGPIGQGLLDEMEGFGWKGLAYGERGFRNLTNSVRPVSVPDDVKGLKIRLMQNPIYVDTFKELGANAVPMAWTEALTALQQRTIDGQENPLNVIVSFKLYESQKHLSLTRHAYAPNVIMMSMATWNKLTPEEQNVVLEGARAGAKANRDLDNEKEEEWMAFLRDQGMEIVEPDLAAFRSAVAPVYEKYGNQFGEGTVQAIVDTE from the coding sequence ATGAAGAGGTTTTTTGTGCTGTTTTTAGGGGTGGCTATGTCCATAGCCATGGTTTCCGTCGGTTTCGCCAAGGCCAGGACCATAAAGCTCGCCCACGTGGTCAACGAGCAGGACGCTTTTCACGTGTGTGCCCTGAAGTTTAAGGAGGTAGTGGAACAAGGCAGCGACGGTAGCCTGAAGGTAACGATTTTCCCTAACGCCAAGCTAGGGGACGAGAGGACCCTCCTTGAGAGCCTCAGGATGGGAGTGGTGGACGCCGCCATTATCACCGGTGGCCCTATAGTGAACTTTATGCCCCGTTTTGGGGTTTTCGATCTGCCTTTCCTTTTCAGGGATCCCGACCATGCCTACGCCGTGTTGGACGGTCCTATCGGTCAGGGACTTCTGGACGAGATGGAGGGCTTCGGCTGGAAGGGCCTTGCCTACGGCGAGAGAGGGTTTAGAAACCTCACCAACAGCGTCAGGCCCGTGTCGGTTCCCGATGACGTAAAGGGCCTCAAGATCAGGCTGATGCAGAACCCTATCTACGTGGATACCTTCAAAGAGCTCGGCGCTAACGCCGTTCCCATGGCCTGGACCGAGGCCCTGACCGCCCTCCAGCAGAGGACCATCGACGGTCAGGAAAACCCTCTTAACGTAATAGTGTCCTTCAAGCTCTACGAGAGTCAGAAGCATCTGTCCCTCACCAGACACGCCTACGCCCCTAACGTCATAATGATGAGCATGGCGACCTGGAATAAGCTTACCCCTGAGGAGCAGAACGTCGTTCTCGAGGGTGCTAGGGCGGGAGCCAAGGCCAACAGGGATCTGGACAACGAAAAGGAAGAGGAGTGGATGGCCTTTTTGAGGGATCAGGGCATGGAGATAGTGGAGCCCGATCTGGCCGCCTTCAGGAGTGCGGTAGCCCCTGTGTACGAAAAGTACGGAAATCAGTTTGGAGAGGGCACCGTCCAGGCAATAGTGGACACCGAGTAA
- a CDS encoding FCD domain-containing protein → MESKRKALIDRIMEMSRQGRFVSGKLPSERDFAQELEVSRGSLREALVTMEGMGIVEIRGREGVFVVQRPEHLDLSLSAVMLWPDRTMDHLMEMRKLVEIPAAGLAAKRMDRSDRDKIRKCLLELERVDRSPEEDGARWDSLLHMSVVEGAKNPLISRVFEGLALLMERYIGNTRRQLFATPGLPEAVLDQHRRLVEALESGDDTGAMRITEEHLEMADRLFREGL, encoded by the coding sequence ATGGAAAGCAAGAGAAAGGCCCTCATAGACAGGATAATGGAAATGTCCCGGCAGGGACGGTTTGTATCGGGCAAGCTGCCCTCGGAGAGGGATTTCGCCCAGGAGCTCGAGGTCAGCAGGGGCTCTCTTCGGGAGGCACTGGTCACCATGGAGGGCATGGGGATCGTGGAGATAAGAGGTAGAGAAGGGGTCTTCGTGGTACAGAGGCCGGAACACCTGGACCTTTCCCTCTCGGCGGTGATGCTCTGGCCGGACCGCACCATGGACCACCTTATGGAAATGAGAAAGCTTGTGGAGATCCCGGCGGCAGGGCTTGCGGCCAAGAGGATGGACCGGTCGGACAGGGATAAGATCAGAAAGTGTCTTTTAGAGCTTGAGAGGGTCGACCGATCTCCTGAGGAGGACGGAGCCAGATGGGACTCTCTGCTTCATATGTCGGTGGTGGAGGGCGCCAAAAATCCCCTTATATCCAGGGTCTTCGAGGGGCTTGCCCTTCTAATGGAGCGGTATATAGGCAACACCAGAAGGCAGCTGTTCGCCACCCCCGGGTTGCCTGAAGCGGTTTTAGATCAACACAGGAGGCTCGTAGAGGCCCTGGAGAGCGGCGACGACACAGGGGCCATGAGGATCACCGAGGAACACCTGGAAATGGCGGACAGGCTTTTTAGGGAAGGGCTCTAA
- a CDS encoding regulatory protein RecX, whose protein sequence is MEEYESYLQRLLSRGAYTKGDLRRKLKGRGCPPDFADALLDRYEELGLIDDQVYAVLFVDSHPDWSIRRISDSLREKGVSRDLIAYALEEAEIDEDQRAAELVRDWRPSVEDRRIVGRLERRGFPRSVIFRAVRALP, encoded by the coding sequence ATGGAAGAGTACGAGTCATACCTTCAAAGGCTCTTGTCCAGAGGAGCCTACACCAAAGGGGACCTCCGGCGAAAGCTCAAGGGCAGAGGCTGTCCGCCCGATTTCGCCGATGCCCTATTGGACCGATACGAGGAGCTTGGCCTGATAGACGACCAGGTTTACGCCGTCCTTTTCGTCGATAGCCATCCAGACTGGTCGATCCGCCGTATATCCGACTCCCTCAGGGAAAAGGGGGTTTCCAGAGACCTTATCGCCTACGCCCTGGAGGAGGCGGAAATAGACGAGGACCAAAGGGCCGCCGAGCTGGTGAGAGACTGGCGTCCATCGGTGGAGGACCGTCGAATAGTGGGACGGCTTGAACGAAGGGGCTTTCCTCGTTCGGTGATCTTCAGGGCTGTTAGAGCCCTTCCCTAA